In Bufo gargarizans isolate SCDJY-AF-19 chromosome 6, ASM1485885v1, whole genome shotgun sequence, a single genomic region encodes these proteins:
- the LOC122941726 gene encoding uncharacterized protein LOC122941726 has product MYRMEIKIPSVVKKSSPWGRNPGNYTCYKGSTHGRNVQNFTKGYCHKCSNLNISLTQNQVYSIGDVYWICGEGKIRSRLAGAWKGECALAKVIMNMHIFTESDITDKGVLKINKRSSPLSSFDPHVYIDAIGVPRGVPDEFKARDQVAAGFESIFPIITVNKNVDWINYKYYNQQRFVNYTRDALQGVAEELQADSIMTFQNRMVLDMILAEKGGVCRVLTDPTSCCTYIPNNTGPTGKVTIAIKKLEDLSIELKKNSGINNPWDQYSGWFTSWKQGLIQLGIVILIDSNCSNRCSSIMCYSLCETNARKRALQYGIISDYSTPGGSKPRWV; this is encoded by the coding sequence ATGTACAGAATGGAAATCAAAATACCCTCTGTTGTTAAAAAATCCTCGCCCTGGGGCAGGAATCCAGGTaactacacatgttacaaaggtAGTACACATGGGAGGAATGTACAGAATTTCACCAAAGGTtattgtcacaaatgcagcaatctGAACATATCCCTCACTCAGAATCAAGTATACTCCATAGGAGATGTGTACTGGATCTGTGGAGAGGGAAAAATAAGATCCAGACTGGCAGGTgcctggaaaggtgaatgtgcGCTTGCCAAAGTTATAATGAACATGCACATTTTTACTGAATCAGATATTACAGACAAAGGGGTGCTAAAGATAAACAAAAGAAGCAGCCCCCTTTCAAGTTTTGATCCCCATGTGTATATAGATGCAATAGGTGTTCCAAGAGGGGTCCCAGATGAGTTCAAAGCTAGAGATCAAGTAGCCGCCGGATTTGAATCAATATTTCCCATCATTACTGTGaataaaaatgtggattggataaaTTACAAATACTACAATCAGCAAAGGTTTGTAAACTATACCAGAGATGCATTACAAGGGGTAGCAGAAGAACTACAAGCAGACTCAATCATGACATTTCAGAATCGAATGGTGTTGGATATGATTCTTGCAGAGAAGGGCGGAGTGTGCCGAGTACTGACTGATCCAACCTCCTGTTGCACATACATACCAAATAATACTGGCCCCACTGGTAAGGTCACAATAGCTATAAAAAAGCTTGAAGATCTGTCAATAGAACTGAAAAAGAACTCAGGTATAAATAATCCATGGGATCAatactctgggtggttcacaagttGGAAACAAGGTCTCATACAACTAGGGATTGTCATACTAATAGACAGTAATTGTAGTAATAGGTGTAGTAGCATTATGTGTTATTCCTTGTGTGAAACGAATGCTAGAAAAAGGGCTCTCCAATATGGCATTATATCAGACTACTCTACCCCAGGAGGATCGAAGCCCAGATGGGTATAA